The proteins below are encoded in one region of Aequorivita iocasae:
- a CDS encoding OsmC family protein produces the protein MKVSLNRINDNYLFEAKGASGVPVLIDNKTDEPSKGASPMELLLMGVGGCNAIDIVMILKKQRQEITSYKIEVEGQRKEVRDAKPFEAIHIKLYLEGKIDEAKAVRAAQLSFEKYCSVSITLEASVKITYSIVLNGKAIK, from the coding sequence ATGAAAGTTTCACTAAACAGAATCAACGACAACTATCTTTTTGAAGCAAAGGGCGCTTCAGGCGTACCCGTTTTAATCGACAATAAAACAGACGAGCCCTCAAAAGGCGCAAGCCCGATGGAACTTTTGTTGATGGGTGTTGGGGGTTGCAATGCAATAGATATTGTAATGATTTTAAAGAAACAGCGGCAGGAAATCACTTCCTATAAAATAGAGGTGGAAGGTCAACGTAAGGAAGTGCGCGATGCAAAACCGTTTGAAGCAATTCACATAAAACTGTATTTGGAAGGCAAAATTGATGAGGCAAAAGCCGTTCGTGCTGCACAACTTAGTTTTGAGAAGTACTGTTCGGTTTCCATCACGCTGGAAGCTTCGGTGAAAATTACGTATAGCATTGTGCTTAATGGGAAAGCGATTAAATGA